In one window of Pseudomonadota bacterium DNA:
- the serS gene encoding serine--tRNA ligase: protein MFDLKWIRENKDFFDQGLQRRGVSSQSTLLLEMDEALRSLQTEIQTINEQRNVTARKMGELKKKGEDITALVQEGAQLKNLLPELEEKERTLHQQIFNILASLPNLPQEDLPVGDETANKEIKKEGTPPSFSFTPKQHFELGESLGLMDFEQAAYISGARFVILKGPLAHLERALASFMLDIHTREFGYQEVSLPLLVKDDALFGTGNLPKFSEDLFKTTSDHWLIPTAEVPLTNIVAQKILEESTLPLRLTAYTPCFRLEAGSAGRDTRGMLRQHQFGKVELVSITTPSQASAEHERMLMAAQTVLKRLEIPYRVMLLATQDISPASQKTYDLEAWLPGQNCYREISSCSLCGSYQARRMNARYRPQDPLHKKPLFVSTLNGSGIAVGRALIALLENHQQEDGSIRIPFALSPYLNNAEKITSHGTIE, encoded by the coding sequence ATGTTTGATCTCAAATGGATTCGTGAAAATAAAGATTTTTTTGATCAAGGGCTTCAACGTCGTGGGGTATCTTCCCAAAGTACACTTCTTTTAGAAATGGATGAGGCCTTACGTTCGCTCCAAACAGAAATTCAAACAATCAATGAACAGCGCAATGTTACAGCTCGTAAAATGGGAGAACTTAAGAAAAAAGGGGAAGATATAACAGCGCTTGTCCAAGAAGGCGCTCAGCTTAAAAACCTTCTCCCAGAACTTGAAGAAAAAGAAAGAACACTTCATCAACAAATTTTTAATATTCTTGCCTCTTTGCCAAACCTTCCACAAGAAGATCTTCCGGTAGGCGATGAAACGGCCAATAAAGAAATAAAAAAAGAAGGGACCCCCCCCTCTTTTTCTTTTACACCCAAACAGCATTTTGAATTAGGTGAATCCCTTGGGCTTATGGATTTTGAGCAGGCTGCTTATATTTCGGGTGCGCGTTTTGTCATCCTAAAAGGGCCCTTAGCACATCTTGAACGTGCCCTTGCTTCTTTTATGTTAGATATCCATACACGAGAATTTGGATATCAGGAAGTTTCCCTTCCCCTTCTTGTTAAAGATGATGCTTTATTCGGAACGGGGAATCTTCCTAAATTTTCAGAAGATCTTTTTAAAACAACAAGTGATCACTGGCTTATTCCAACAGCAGAAGTTCCTTTAACCAACATAGTTGCTCAAAAAATCTTAGAAGAAAGTACTCTTCCTCTTCGCCTAACAGCTTACACACCCTGTTTTCGATTAGAAGCCGGATCTGCAGGCCGAGATACACGCGGCATGCTCCGTCAACATCAGTTTGGAAAGGTTGAATTGGTAAGTATTACAACGCCCTCTCAAGCTTCCGCCGAACACGAACGCATGCTCATGGCTGCTCAAACAGTTCTTAAGCGTCTTGAAATTCCCTATCGTGTTATGCTCCTTGCAACACAAGACATCAGTCCTGCCTCTCAAAAAACATACGATCTTGAAGCATGGCTTCCTGGCCAAAATTGTTACCGTGAAATCTCGAGCTGCTCTTTATGTGGCTCTTATCAAGCACGACGCATGAATGCACGATATCGTCCTCAAGATCCTCTTCATAAAAAACCTCTTTTTGTTTCCACTCTTAATGGCTCGGGTATTGCGGTTGGACGCGCTCTTATTGCGCTTCTTGAAAACCATCAACAAGAAGATGGATCTATTCGCATCCCTTTTGCTTTAAGTCCTTATCTTAACAACGCTGAAAAGATTACATCCCATGGTACTATTGAATAA